One genomic segment of Mesoterricola silvestris includes these proteins:
- a CDS encoding PHP domain-containing protein, with translation MIDLHSHSIFSDGTDTPEALAALAQDAGLRALALTDHDTLEGLERFLACQSRVDTELVPGIELSCRYLGRVLHVLGLFVDPGNARFRARIEDMRQRRVERNRLMVARLRDLGVAITWEEVAALAPTDSISRTHFARALVKHGAAGSPQDAFRRYIGDDGPAFVPLRDLTPRDAAAWIREAGGVSVVAHPGRFSHRSFRWEEAMADLRDQGLQGLEAHYPDYGPAEHQYFLELAAALDMVPSGGSDYHGGHKPGQNLGVGTGSLHVPDAVLDRLRGLRPMETV, from the coding sequence GTGATCGACCTCCACAGCCATTCCATCTTCTCGGACGGCACGGACACCCCCGAGGCCCTGGCGGCCCTGGCCCAGGACGCGGGCCTCCGGGCCCTGGCGCTCACGGACCACGACACCCTGGAGGGCCTGGAGCGGTTCCTGGCCTGCCAGTCCCGGGTGGACACCGAGCTGGTGCCGGGCATCGAGCTCAGCTGCCGCTACCTGGGGCGGGTGCTCCACGTGCTGGGCCTGTTCGTCGATCCCGGCAACGCGCGCTTCCGGGCCCGCATCGAGGACATGCGGCAGCGGCGGGTGGAGCGCAACCGCCTCATGGTGGCCCGGCTCCGGGACCTGGGCGTGGCCATCACCTGGGAGGAGGTGGCGGCCCTGGCCCCCACCGATTCCATCTCCCGCACCCACTTCGCCCGGGCCCTGGTCAAGCACGGCGCCGCCGGCAGCCCCCAGGACGCCTTCCGCCGCTACATCGGCGACGACGGCCCGGCCTTCGTGCCCCTGCGGGACCTGACCCCGAGGGACGCCGCCGCCTGGATCCGCGAGGCGGGAGGCGTTTCCGTGGTGGCCCACCCCGGCCGCTTCAGCCACCGGAGCTTCCGGTGGGAGGAGGCCATGGCGGACCTGAGGGACCAGGGCCTCCAGGGCCTGGAGGCCCACTACCCCGACTACGGCCCCGCCGAGCACCAGTACTTCCTGGAGCTCGCCGCGGCCCTGGACATGGTGCCCAGCGGCGGCAGCGACTACCACGGCGGCCACAAGCCCGGCCAGAACCTGGGCGTGGGCACCGGCTCCCTCCACGTTCCCGACGCCGTCCTGGACCGCCTCCGGGGGCTGCGCCCCATGGAAACGGTATAG
- a CDS encoding response regulator gives MSKKILIVEDDPINVKFMKVVLVRKGGFEVVVSEDVEEILAIVGAGDVSAVIMDISLSRSIHLGQKVDGIYITRLLKADPATRGVPVILATAHAMTGDRERFLAETGAEHYLSKPLHDPDHFLAEVNKVFPA, from the coding sequence ATGAGCAAGAAGATCCTGATCGTCGAGGACGACCCCATCAACGTCAAGTTCATGAAGGTCGTGCTGGTGCGCAAGGGCGGCTTCGAGGTGGTCGTCTCCGAGGACGTGGAGGAGATCCTGGCCATCGTGGGCGCCGGGGACGTGTCGGCCGTCATCATGGACATCAGCCTCTCCCGCTCCATCCACCTGGGCCAGAAGGTGGACGGCATCTACATCACGCGCCTGCTCAAGGCCGACCCGGCCACCCGGGGCGTGCCCGTGATCCTCGCCACCGCCCACGCCATGACCGGCGACCGGGAGCGCTTCCTGGCCGAGACCGGCGCCGAGCACTACCTTTCCAAGCCCCTCCACGACCCCGATCATTTCCTTGCGGAAGTGAACAAGGTCTTCCCCGCATGA
- a CDS encoding SUMF1/EgtB/PvdO family nonheme iron enzyme yields MLTPPEPERPPSPNPRPGLALALGVVLGCATACGGRSRQAPGAFTLGTPRAWGPVITVPPVDTVVTEGQPATFSVVATGAQPMSYLWQVNGVTVGTSTPTFTLPFPRPALSGISVTVTVTVSNVAGKVISNPVTLAVDPLRVTLAEGLPLDLTPIPLGSRVMGSSEEDPYHRSDETLHEVAITRNFYMGTFLVTQAQWQQVMGNNPSAFQTPPSPRRPVEQVTYADALAFLARLNAQMTTFCPLCPPGYVFRLPTEAEWEYACGAGNLTPWYWGDSFEAYPNYAWIGKQVTEAVGQLRPNNWGLYDMSGNVWEWCQDWYGPYRLRSGIDPDPVGPPTGEYRVTRGGGFFFANPHVVRIAYRGGLRPEFHYDDQGFRVVLGPPRTP; encoded by the coding sequence ATGCTGACACCCCCTGAGCCCGAACGCCCCCCCTCCCCGAATCCCCGCCCTGGCCTGGCCCTGGCGCTGGGCGTGGTCCTGGGCTGCGCAACGGCCTGCGGGGGCAGGTCCCGCCAAGCCCCGGGCGCCTTCACCTTGGGCACCCCCCGCGCGTGGGGCCCGGTCATTACGGTCCCGCCCGTGGACACGGTCGTAACGGAAGGCCAACCGGCGACGTTCTCGGTCGTCGCCACCGGGGCGCAACCGATGAGCTACCTGTGGCAGGTCAATGGGGTCACGGTGGGCACCTCCACCCCCACCTTCACGCTCCCTTTTCCCAGGCCCGCGCTGTCGGGGATCTCCGTGACCGTGACCGTGACCGTGAGTAATGTGGCCGGGAAGGTGATCAGCAATCCCGTGACGCTGGCGGTGGATCCGCTGCGGGTGACCCTGGCCGAGGGCCTGCCGCTGGACCTCACCCCCATTCCCCTGGGGAGCCGCGTCATGGGGTCCTCCGAAGAGGACCCCTACCACCGGTCCGATGAAACCCTGCATGAGGTGGCCATCACCCGGAACTTCTACATGGGGACCTTCCTGGTGACCCAAGCCCAGTGGCAGCAAGTCATGGGCAACAATCCCAGCGCGTTCCAGACGCCGCCCAGTCCACGGCGGCCGGTTGAGCAGGTCACCTATGCCGATGCGTTGGCCTTCCTGGCCCGGCTGAATGCCCAGATGACGACCTTCTGTCCTCTGTGCCCTCCGGGATACGTCTTCCGCCTGCCCACGGAGGCGGAGTGGGAATACGCCTGCGGGGCCGGTAACCTCACCCCGTGGTACTGGGGCGACAGCTTCGAGGCCTACCCAAACTACGCGTGGATTGGGAAGCAGGTCACCGAGGCCGTGGGCCAACTGCGTCCCAATAATTGGGGGCTTTATGACATGTCCGGCAACGTCTGGGAGTGGTGCCAGGACTGGTACGGCCCCTACCGCCTCCGGTCAGGCATTGACCCGGACCCGGTGGGACCCCCCACGGGCGAATACCGGGTCACCCGGGGCGGGGGCTTCTTCTTCGCGAATCCCCACGTCGTCCGCATCGCCTACCGGGGGGGCCTACGGCCGGAATTTCATTATGATGATCAGGGTTTCCGGGTGGTCCTGGGACCCCCGAGGACACCCTGA
- a CDS encoding SUMF1/EgtB/PvdO family nonheme iron enzyme, which yields MLTPPEPERSHSPDPRPGLALALGVVLGFATACGGRSRQALGASPLGTPRAGDPVITVPPVDTVVTEGQPATFSVVATGATPLSYLWRVNGVGVGTPTATCTLPFPRPGLSGSSVTVTVSDGAGQVTSSPVTLTVDPLRVTLAEGLPLDLTPIPRGVRRMGSSERDPYHEDDETPHDVAITRNFYMGTFLVTQAQWQQVMGNNPSAFQTPPSPRLPVEQVTYDDALAFLARLNAEMTTFCPLCPPGYVFRLPTEAEWEYACGAGSLTPWYWGDSFEAYPNYAWIGKQGAEAVGLLVPNYWGLYDMSGNLWEWCQDWYGPYRLRSGIDPDPVGPPTGSARVLRGGGWILTNPRFFRIAYRGARFPGSLANDQGFRVVLGPPRTP from the coding sequence ATGTTGACACCCCCTGAGCCTGAACGATCCCATTCCCCGGATCCCCGCCCGGGGCTGGCCCTGGCGCTGGGCGTGGTCCTGGGCTTCGCCACGGCCTGCGGGGGCAGGTCCCGCCAGGCCCTGGGCGCCTCCCCCTTGGGCACCCCCCGCGCGGGGGATCCGGTCATCACGGTCCCGCCCGTGGACACGGTCGTAACGGAAGGCCAACCGGCCACGTTCTCGGTCGTCGCCACCGGGGCGACCCCACTGAGCTACCTGTGGCGGGTCAATGGGGTCGGGGTGGGCACTCCCACCGCCACCTGCACGCTCCCTTTTCCCAGGCCCGGGCTGTCGGGGAGCTCCGTGACCGTGACCGTGAGTGATGGGGCCGGGCAGGTGACCAGCAGTCCCGTGACGCTGACGGTGGATCCGCTGCGGGTGACCTTGGCCGAGGGCCTGCCGCTGGACCTCACCCCCATTCCCCGGGGGGTCCGCCGCATGGGGTCCTCCGAACGGGACCCCTACCACGAGGACGACGAAACCCCGCATGACGTGGCCATCACCAGGAACTTCTACATGGGGACCTTCCTGGTGACCCAAGCCCAATGGCAGCAGGTCATGGGCAACAATCCCAGCGCGTTCCAGACGCCGCCCAGCCCACGGCTGCCGGTTGAGCAGGTCACCTATGACGATGCGTTGGCCTTCCTGGCCCGGCTGAATGCCGAGATGACGACGTTCTGTCCCCTGTGCCCTCCGGGATACGTCTTCCGCCTGCCCACGGAGGCGGAGTGGGAATACGCCTGCGGGGCCGGTAGCCTCACGCCGTGGTACTGGGGCGACAGCTTCGAGGCCTACCCTAACTACGCGTGGATTGGGAAGCAGGGCGCCGAGGCCGTGGGCCTGCTGGTCCCCAATTATTGGGGGCTTTATGACATGTCCGGCAACCTCTGGGAGTGGTGCCAGGACTGGTACGGCCCCTACCGCCTCCGGTCAGGCATTGACCCGGACCCGGTGGGACCCCCAACGGGCAGCGCCCGGGTCCTCCGGGGCGGGGGCTGGATCCTCACGAATCCCCGGTTCTTCCGCATCGCTTACCGGGGGGCCCGCTTTCCGGGATCCCTCGCCAATGATCAGGGTTTCCGGGTGGTCCTGGGACCCCCGAGGACACCCTGA
- a CDS encoding tRNA pseudouridine synthase A, with translation MRPPKGLAPRAGGYRLLVEYDGSRFQGWQKQGPKQTAQGVRTVAGTLERVLQEAGLTVSTLGGSGRTDAGVHALGQVAHLHLSGTNPKYWELQRILDEGLPGDVAVRAVNPCPAGFHARHEATARTYLYQLSLRRTAFAKPYVWWVKAPLDPQRLQEAWAAFRGNHDLGAFADLAKGEDPRCQIHATDFLQDGALILLRVTAGHFLHKQVRRMVGAAVLCALGKEKVERIARDLAAPTPEANLFWGAAAAPAAGLFLEHVHYPGGADLAPLRAETRVL, from the coding sequence ATGAGGCCGCCCAAGGGCCTGGCGCCCCGGGCCGGGGGCTACCGCCTCCTGGTGGAGTACGACGGCTCCCGCTTCCAGGGCTGGCAGAAACAGGGCCCCAAGCAGACCGCGCAGGGGGTTCGCACCGTGGCCGGAACCCTGGAGCGCGTCCTGCAGGAGGCCGGACTCACGGTCTCGACCCTGGGCGGCTCGGGGCGCACCGACGCCGGGGTGCACGCCCTGGGCCAGGTGGCCCACCTCCACCTTTCGGGAACGAATCCCAAGTACTGGGAACTGCAGCGCATCCTGGACGAGGGCCTGCCCGGGGACGTGGCGGTGCGGGCCGTGAACCCCTGCCCCGCCGGCTTTCACGCCCGCCACGAGGCCACCGCCCGCACCTATCTGTACCAGCTCAGCCTGCGCCGCACCGCCTTCGCCAAGCCCTACGTGTGGTGGGTGAAGGCCCCCCTGGATCCCCAGCGCCTCCAGGAGGCCTGGGCGGCCTTCCGGGGAAACCACGACCTGGGCGCCTTCGCGGACCTGGCCAAGGGCGAGGACCCCCGCTGCCAGATCCACGCCACGGACTTCCTCCAGGACGGGGCCCTGATCCTCCTGCGGGTGACCGCCGGCCACTTCCTGCACAAGCAGGTGCGCCGCATGGTGGGCGCCGCCGTCCTCTGCGCCCTGGGCAAGGAGAAGGTGGAGCGCATCGCCCGGGACCTGGCGGCCCCCACCCCCGAGGCGAACCTCTTCTGGGGCGCCGCCGCGGCCCCGGCCGCGGGGCTCTTCCTGGAGCACGTGCACTATCCCGGCGGCGCGGACCTGGCCCCGCTGCGGGCGGAGACGCGGGTCCTCTAG
- a CDS encoding EscU/YscU/HrcU family type III secretion system export apparatus switch protein — translation MARTPPRPSAVALRYAPEAPFGDLAPRLVAKGEGLLAERIVALAKQHGIPVERDPDLLAALEPLQVDQLVPPELFQAVAIMLAAIYRANAGAPS, via the coding sequence ATGGCCCGCACCCCGCCCCGCCCCAGCGCCGTCGCCCTGCGCTACGCCCCCGAGGCCCCCTTCGGGGACCTGGCCCCGCGCCTGGTGGCCAAGGGCGAAGGGCTCCTGGCCGAGCGCATCGTGGCCCTGGCGAAGCAGCACGGCATCCCCGTGGAGCGGGACCCGGACCTGCTGGCCGCCCTGGAGCCCCTGCAGGTGGACCAGCTGGTGCCCCCGGAGCTCTTCCAGGCGGTGGCCATCATGCTGGCCGCCATCTACCGCGCCAACGCAGGAGCCCCTTCGTGA
- a CDS encoding glycosyltransferase: MDVLKTVVLVTYFTILSILSIYGAHRLWMLLLYFRHKSHPPQPKGGRDFEPMVTVQLAVFNEINVVERLMDHVVKMDWPKEKLEIQMLDDSTDDTVRVAQAVCEKYRNLGWDISYIHRTDRTGYKAGALDNGLKTAKGEFVAMFDADFLPTVDFLRQGVPHFADDNIAFVQGCWDHLNRDFSLLTQVQAILLDGHFVFEHTARHRSRAFFNFSGTAGMWRVSAIADAGGWEHDTITEDADLSYRAQLKGWRGVYLKDMVVPAELPVEVNAFKSQQHRWAKGNAQVIRKLMKTILFSKESLHTKAECWFHLTANCNYMLMVILAVIMVPSMYFRAGTPPLTLLLTDGPFFLLNAVSVGLYFGLSQREVYNNKNWTSRLKYVPGLMSLGIGLCLNQSKAVLEGFFTDDIEFKRTPKLGVDEKGNGATTSNAKAYKVPKSLITFLELAFAFYYFGAVVVAVYIRKWASVPFLWLFFSGFAYISFMSLADVKIFRRLAMEELEDDETESTLVQ, translated from the coding sequence ATGGACGTCCTAAAGACGGTGGTGCTCGTCACCTACTTCACGATCCTCAGCATCCTGAGTATCTATGGGGCTCATCGGCTCTGGATGCTGCTCCTGTACTTCCGGCACAAGAGCCATCCCCCCCAGCCCAAGGGCGGCCGCGACTTCGAGCCCATGGTCACGGTGCAGCTGGCCGTGTTCAACGAGATCAACGTCGTCGAGCGCCTCATGGACCACGTGGTGAAGATGGACTGGCCCAAGGAGAAGCTCGAGATCCAGATGCTCGACGACTCCACCGACGACACCGTCCGGGTGGCCCAGGCCGTGTGCGAGAAGTACCGCAACCTCGGCTGGGACATCTCCTACATCCACCGCACCGACCGCACCGGGTACAAGGCCGGCGCCCTGGACAACGGCCTCAAGACCGCCAAGGGCGAGTTCGTGGCCATGTTCGACGCCGACTTCCTGCCCACCGTGGACTTCCTCCGCCAGGGCGTGCCCCACTTCGCCGACGACAACATCGCCTTCGTGCAGGGCTGCTGGGACCACCTGAACCGCGACTTCTCGCTGCTCACCCAGGTGCAGGCCATCCTCCTGGACGGTCATTTCGTCTTCGAGCACACCGCCCGGCACCGCTCCAGGGCCTTCTTCAACTTCTCCGGCACCGCCGGCATGTGGCGCGTCTCCGCCATCGCCGACGCCGGGGGCTGGGAGCACGACACCATCACCGAGGACGCCGACCTGTCCTACCGGGCCCAGCTCAAGGGCTGGCGCGGCGTCTACCTCAAGGACATGGTCGTCCCCGCCGAGCTCCCCGTGGAGGTCAACGCCTTCAAGAGCCAGCAGCACCGCTGGGCCAAGGGCAATGCCCAGGTCATCCGCAAGCTCATGAAGACCATCCTCTTCAGCAAGGAGAGCCTGCACACCAAGGCCGAGTGCTGGTTCCACCTCACCGCCAACTGCAACTACATGCTCATGGTCATCCTGGCCGTGATCATGGTGCCCAGCATGTATTTCCGCGCCGGCACCCCCCCCCTGACCCTCCTGCTCACCGACGGTCCCTTCTTCCTCCTCAACGCCGTGAGCGTGGGCCTCTACTTCGGCCTGTCCCAGCGCGAGGTCTACAACAACAAGAACTGGACCAGCCGCCTGAAGTACGTCCCCGGCCTCATGAGCCTGGGCATCGGCCTCTGCCTCAACCAGTCCAAGGCCGTGCTCGAGGGCTTCTTCACCGACGACATCGAGTTCAAGCGCACCCCCAAGCTGGGCGTGGACGAGAAGGGCAACGGCGCCACCACCAGCAACGCCAAGGCCTACAAGGTGCCCAAGAGCCTCATCACGTTCCTGGAGCTGGCCTTCGCCTTCTACTACTTCGGCGCGGTGGTCGTGGCCGTCTACATCCGCAAGTGGGCCTCGGTGCCCTTCCTCTGGCTGTTCTTCAGCGGGTTCGCCTACATCAGCTTCATGTCCCTGGCCGACGTCAAGATCTTCCGCCGGCTGGCCATGGAGGAGCTGGAGGACGACGAGACCGAATCCACGCTCGTCCAGTAG